In a single window of the Agrobacterium fabrum str. C58 genome:
- a CDS encoding CoA-acylating methylmalonate-semialdehyde dehydrogenase, giving the protein MKEIGHFINGKHVPGASGRTSNVYNPATGEVQATVALASDAELRAAVESAKAAQPKWAATNPQRRARVFFKFVELLNRDLNELAVLLSSEHGKTVEDSKGDIIRGLEVCEFVCGIPHLQKGEFTEGAGPAIDMYSIRQPVGIGAGITPFNFPGMIPMWMFAPAIACGNAFILKPSERDPSLPIRLAELMIEAGLPAGMLNVVNGDKGAVDAILTDPDIGAVSFVGSTPIARYVYGTAAMNGKRAQCFGGAKNHMIIMPDADLDQAVNALMGAGYGSAGERCMAVSVAVPVGEDTANRLVEKLIPQIESLRIGPYTDDKADMGPLVTKEAQTRVRGLIDSGVEQGAKLLVDGRDFKLQGYEDGYFVGGCLFDHVTPDMDIYKTEIFGPVLSVVRAKNYEDALELPMKHEYGNGVAIYTRDGDAARDFASRINIGMIGINVPIPVPLAYHSFGGWKASSFGDLNQHGTDSIKFWTKTKTITSRWPSGIKSGAEFVMPTMK; this is encoded by the coding sequence ATGAAGGAAATCGGTCATTTCATTAATGGCAAGCATGTGCCGGGCGCCAGCGGCCGCACATCGAATGTCTATAACCCGGCAACCGGCGAAGTGCAGGCAACTGTCGCGCTTGCAAGCGACGCCGAGCTGCGCGCCGCCGTGGAAAGCGCCAAGGCGGCACAGCCGAAGTGGGCCGCCACCAACCCGCAGCGCCGCGCCCGCGTTTTCTTCAAGTTCGTCGAACTTCTGAACCGCGACCTCAACGAGCTTGCGGTTCTTCTCTCCAGCGAGCACGGCAAGACCGTCGAGGATTCCAAGGGTGATATCATCCGCGGCCTCGAAGTCTGCGAATTCGTCTGCGGCATTCCGCATCTGCAGAAGGGTGAGTTCACCGAAGGCGCCGGCCCTGCCATCGACATGTATTCGATCCGCCAGCCGGTCGGCATCGGCGCGGGTATCACCCCGTTCAACTTCCCCGGCATGATCCCGATGTGGATGTTCGCGCCGGCGATCGCCTGTGGCAATGCCTTCATCCTCAAGCCTTCCGAGCGCGATCCGTCGCTGCCAATCCGGCTTGCCGAACTGATGATCGAAGCCGGCCTTCCGGCTGGCATGCTCAACGTCGTCAACGGCGACAAGGGTGCTGTCGACGCTATCCTTACCGACCCGGATATCGGCGCGGTCTCCTTCGTCGGCTCGACGCCGATCGCCCGCTATGTTTACGGCACCGCCGCCATGAACGGCAAGCGCGCGCAATGCTTCGGCGGCGCGAAGAACCACATGATCATCATGCCGGATGCCGATCTCGATCAGGCCGTGAACGCATTGATGGGCGCTGGTTACGGTTCGGCCGGCGAGCGCTGCATGGCCGTTTCCGTTGCGGTTCCGGTCGGTGAAGATACGGCCAATCGTCTTGTCGAAAAGCTCATTCCGCAGATCGAAAGCCTCAGAATCGGCCCCTACACAGACGACAAGGCCGATATGGGCCCGCTCGTCACCAAGGAAGCCCAGACGCGCGTCAGGGGCCTGATCGACAGCGGTGTCGAGCAGGGTGCGAAGCTGCTGGTCGACGGCCGTGATTTCAAACTTCAGGGTTATGAGGATGGCTATTTCGTCGGCGGCTGCCTGTTTGACCACGTCACCCCCGACATGGACATCTACAAGACGGAAATTTTCGGACCGGTTCTGTCCGTCGTTCGTGCCAAGAACTACGAAGATGCGCTGGAACTGCCGATGAAGCACGAATATGGCAATGGCGTCGCGATCTACACCCGTGACGGCGACGCTGCCCGTGACTTCGCAAGCCGTATCAATATCGGCATGATCGGCATCAACGTTCCGATCCCGGTTCCGCTCGCCTATCACTCCTTCGGCGGCTGGAAGGCTTCAAGCTTCGGCGATCTCAACCAGCACGGCACGGATTCCATCAAGTTCTGGACGAAAACCAAAACGATCACCTCGCGCTGGCCGTCCGGCATCAAGTCCGGTGCCGAATTCGTCATGCCGACGATGAAATAA
- a CDS encoding putative quinol monooxygenase, translating to MAEIEIDPTHLEAYRRLLAEEIEASVRLENGVLALNAVAIKGSPEKLRILEVYANQAAYEAHLQTPHFLKYKEGVAGMVTSLTLIEVEPVMMRSKP from the coding sequence ATGGCTGAAATAGAGATCGATCCGACCCATCTGGAAGCCTATCGCAGATTGCTTGCAGAGGAAATCGAGGCTTCGGTCCGTCTCGAAAATGGCGTGCTTGCGTTAAACGCTGTGGCGATCAAAGGCAGCCCGGAAAAGCTTCGCATCCTCGAAGTTTATGCGAACCAGGCGGCATACGAGGCTCATCTGCAGACGCCGCACTTCCTGAAATACAAGGAGGGTGTGGCGGGAATGGTGACATCGCTCACTTTGATCGAGGTTGAACCCGTAATGATGCGCAGCAAGCCATGA
- a CDS encoding LysR family transcriptional regulator produces the protein MNWDDVRIFLAVARSGQILAASKRLGLNHATLSRRLTLLEQALKTQLFIRRTNGCEMTEEGQRFLGAAERMETEMLNAQANLGRVDTAVAGTVRIGAPDGLGVSFLAPRLGRLTARYPDLKIQLVPVPRSFSLSQREADIAITIERPEQGRLMFSKLTDYSLGLYASADYLADHGTPDDVEALKRHRRIGYVEDLIFSPSLNYTGEIMRDWDAAFEISSATGQTEAVRSGAGIGILHNYIAGQYPELMRIMPHLGISRSYWTAYHESARQLVRVRTVVDFLQELVAEERRIFI, from the coding sequence ATGAATTGGGATGACGTCCGCATATTCCTTGCCGTTGCCCGTTCCGGGCAGATACTCGCCGCATCGAAACGGCTTGGACTCAACCATGCAACGCTTTCGCGGCGATTGACGCTGCTGGAGCAGGCGCTGAAGACCCAGTTGTTTATCCGTCGGACGAATGGCTGCGAAATGACCGAGGAGGGTCAGCGGTTTCTGGGTGCCGCCGAGCGCATGGAAACCGAAATGCTGAATGCCCAGGCAAATCTCGGACGGGTCGATACGGCGGTGGCGGGAACGGTGCGCATCGGCGCGCCAGATGGCCTCGGCGTCTCCTTCCTCGCGCCACGGCTCGGCCGGCTGACGGCCCGTTACCCCGACCTGAAAATCCAGCTCGTGCCCGTGCCCCGGTCCTTCTCTTTGTCGCAGCGCGAGGCCGATATCGCCATCACCATCGAGCGGCCGGAGCAGGGCAGGTTGATGTTTTCGAAACTGACAGATTATTCGCTGGGCCTCTATGCCTCCGCAGATTATCTGGCCGACCACGGAACGCCTGACGATGTCGAGGCGCTGAAGCGTCACCGGCGGATCGGATATGTGGAGGATTTGATCTTTTCACCCTCGCTCAATTATACTGGCGAGATCATGCGAGACTGGGACGCGGCCTTCGAAATCTCCAGCGCCACCGGCCAGACGGAGGCGGTGCGGTCGGGGGCGGGGATCGGCATCCTGCACAATTACATCGCCGGGCAATATCCCGAACTTATGCGGATCATGCCACATCTCGGTATCAGCCGCTCCTACTGGACGGCCTATCACGAATCCGCCCGCCAGCTGGTCCGTGTCCGCACGGTCGTCGATTTTCTCCAGGAACTGGTCGCGGAAGAGCGGCGAATCTTCATCTGA
- a CDS encoding DMT family transporter, with product MSTMIRKLSPTGLGVAVMLLGMLLFALNDAMGKWLVSTYSQGQVILIRSAAALVILVPIVWRAGLSGLVNVERPGLQVARVFFSTAELFCFYFAVASLPLADVMTYWLAAPIYVAALAPFLLGEKVGWRRWTAIAIGFVGVLIALKPSSASLTSAALFSILGSAAFAFMMLSGRQLRNTPDTVLAFWQIIGAGLAGIVAVFMTPSGWLPVQSSFDLAFLSLLGVVAMAAHVLVNRALKLADAATVAPLQYTLLLWAVIFGWLFFNDVPQTSIVVGAGLIVFSGLYIFFRENTLKRRRDAADRLAAEQV from the coding sequence ATGTCGACTATGATAAGAAAGCTTTCGCCGACTGGCCTCGGCGTGGCCGTCATGCTGCTTGGAATGCTGCTTTTTGCATTGAACGACGCCATGGGCAAATGGCTGGTATCAACCTATAGCCAGGGTCAGGTCATCCTGATCAGAAGTGCGGCAGCACTTGTCATTCTCGTTCCGATCGTCTGGAGAGCCGGCCTTTCCGGCCTCGTGAATGTCGAGCGGCCCGGCCTGCAGGTCGCGCGTGTGTTCTTCTCGACGGCCGAACTTTTCTGTTTCTATTTCGCAGTGGCGAGCCTGCCGCTGGCGGATGTCATGACCTACTGGCTGGCGGCTCCCATTTATGTGGCCGCTCTGGCGCCGTTTCTGCTCGGAGAAAAGGTCGGTTGGCGCCGCTGGACGGCCATCGCCATCGGTTTTGTCGGCGTTCTCATCGCGCTCAAACCCAGCTCGGCAAGCCTCACCTCCGCAGCACTCTTTTCCATTCTCGGCAGCGCGGCCTTCGCCTTTATGATGTTGTCAGGCCGCCAGCTGCGCAACACGCCGGATACGGTGCTTGCCTTCTGGCAGATCATCGGCGCAGGGCTTGCGGGCATCGTTGCGGTATTCATGACCCCATCCGGCTGGCTGCCGGTCCAGTCCAGCTTCGACCTGGCGTTTCTGAGCCTGCTCGGCGTGGTCGCCATGGCGGCGCATGTGCTGGTCAACCGGGCCTTGAAGCTTGCCGACGCCGCCACCGTCGCGCCGCTGCAATATACCCTGCTGCTCTGGGCGGTCATCTTCGGCTGGCTGTTCTTCAACGATGTGCCGCAGACCAGTATCGTTGTCGGTGCAGGCCTAATTGTTTTTTCCGGCCTTTATATTTTCTTCCGCGAAAATACACTCAAGCGACGCCGCGACGCGGCCGACAGACTGGCTGCGGAGCAGGTTTGA
- a CDS encoding DUF475 domain-containing protein, translated as MSAAQKTTLSYFKWAFIVTVVGLILGGYLGWEMTGTIGGTATIFFICAVLAVLEISLSFDNAIVNANKLKDMTPVWQHRFLTWGILIAVFGMRIVFPLLIVVVAANVGPWTALVMAATQPERYAEIMRDAHLPIAAFGGTFLMMVGLNFFFDHEKDVHWVRWIEEKAATYSSVKGIEIAFVLIVMLVFSRIIGASDNPELGPVAANTFFHSAIWGLLTFLLVEVVGGILDRSQEMLEGAAKGGFGAFLYLEVLDASFSFDGVIGAFALTQNLFIIAIGLGIGAMYVRSMTIMLVEKGTLAEYRYLEHGAFYAILILSVIMYVQTMFHIPEVITGLGGATLIGISLWSSIRHNRQQSAGTADAARGAEI; from the coding sequence ATGAGCGCCGCCCAGAAAACCACGCTTTCTTACTTCAAATGGGCATTTATCGTCACCGTCGTTGGTCTGATCCTCGGCGGTTACCTCGGCTGGGAAATGACCGGCACGATCGGCGGCACAGCGACGATTTTCTTCATCTGCGCGGTGCTTGCCGTGCTGGAAATCTCGCTGTCCTTCGACAATGCCATCGTCAACGCCAACAAGCTCAAGGACATGACACCGGTCTGGCAACATCGCTTCCTGACCTGGGGTATTCTCATTGCCGTTTTCGGCATGCGAATTGTCTTCCCGTTGCTCATCGTCGTCGTTGCCGCCAATGTCGGCCCCTGGACGGCGCTTGTGATGGCGGCCACGCAGCCGGAGCGTTATGCGGAAATCATGCGTGACGCCCATCTGCCGATTGCGGCTTTCGGCGGCACCTTCCTGATGATGGTTGGTCTCAACTTCTTCTTCGACCATGAAAAGGATGTCCATTGGGTGCGCTGGATCGAGGAAAAGGCTGCGACCTATTCTTCCGTCAAGGGCATCGAGATTGCCTTCGTTCTTATCGTCATGCTGGTGTTTTCTCGTATCATCGGTGCCAGTGACAACCCGGAACTCGGTCCGGTCGCTGCCAACACCTTCTTCCATTCGGCGATCTGGGGTCTTTTGACCTTCCTGCTGGTGGAAGTTGTCGGTGGTATTCTCGATCGCAGCCAGGAAATGCTGGAAGGCGCGGCCAAAGGCGGTTTCGGTGCGTTTCTTTATCTCGAAGTGCTGGATGCCAGCTTCTCCTTTGATGGCGTGATCGGTGCTTTCGCACTGACGCAGAACCTCTTCATCATCGCCATCGGCCTCGGCATCGGCGCCATGTATGTGCGCTCGATGACGATCATGCTGGTGGAGAAGGGAACGCTGGCCGAATACCGCTATCTGGAACACGGCGCTTTTTACGCGATCCTGATCCTGTCGGTCATCATGTATGTGCAGACCATGTTCCATATACCGGAGGTCATCACCGGTCTTGGTGGCGCGACCCTGATCGGCATTTCGCTCTGGTCATCGATCCGGCATAACCGGCAACAAAGTGCCGGTACCGCAGATGCGGCGCGCGGTGCGGAAATCTGA
- a CDS encoding MarR family transcriptional regulator yields the protein MPAQLSPTEALGLWHRVSTAQVIDDQPDLTLRQTAILLQIYLVPPPHTVRGLAAMLGVTKPVITRALDSLGALGLVDRVRDERDRRNVVIKRTVAGALYLEKFGDLIIDQARKI from the coding sequence TTGCCTGCACAATTGTCACCCACGGAGGCCTTGGGCCTCTGGCACCGTGTATCCACGGCGCAGGTCATTGACGATCAGCCGGATTTGACCTTGCGTCAGACGGCCATTCTGCTGCAGATTTATCTCGTGCCGCCGCCGCATACCGTTCGGGGTCTCGCCGCCATGCTGGGGGTCACCAAACCGGTCATCACCCGCGCACTCGACAGTCTAGGCGCGCTGGGATTGGTCGACCGGGTTCGGGATGAGCGGGACAGGCGCAATGTCGTGATAAAACGCACCGTGGCCGGTGCGCTTTATCTGGAAAAATTCGGCGATCTGATTATTGATCAGGCGCGCAAGATCTAA
- a CDS encoding C40 family peptidase, producing MMLDRRLNVFRPDLADAKLQGVVEAERFVSGSPAQVTAPVIGLRPTPDLATGIDTELLCGETVRVFDRANGWAWVQADVDGYAGYVPETAIGNVVAATHQIIAPRTFLYPSAELRKPPVAALSMGSLIRIVGEAETRGTRYLMTEKGEGIIAAHCRALDAALEEDYVAVALRFIETPYLWGGRSGFGIDCSGLVQLSMAMTGRRVLRDTDMQVKSLGVEIERDELRRGDFVFWKGHVGLMENEETLLHANGHTMNVARENLDAAIERIGWLYEKPTAFRRREG from the coding sequence ATGATGCTCGACCGCCGCCTGAATGTCTTCCGCCCCGATCTCGCCGATGCGAAACTGCAGGGTGTGGTAGAGGCCGAACGTTTCGTCAGCGGTTCGCCCGCACAGGTCACCGCACCGGTCATTGGCCTGCGGCCGACCCCCGATCTCGCCACCGGTATAGACACCGAGCTGCTCTGCGGCGAAACGGTGCGCGTTTTCGACAGGGCAAATGGCTGGGCCTGGGTGCAGGCGGATGTGGATGGCTATGCCGGTTATGTGCCGGAAACGGCGATCGGCAATGTTGTCGCCGCCACGCATCAGATCATCGCACCGCGCACATTCCTTTATCCTTCGGCCGAGTTGCGCAAACCGCCGGTCGCGGCGCTATCCATGGGCAGCCTGATCCGTATCGTCGGTGAGGCGGAGACCCGCGGCACCCGCTACCTGATGACCGAAAAAGGCGAGGGCATCATTGCCGCCCATTGCCGGGCCTTGGATGCGGCACTTGAAGAAGACTATGTGGCGGTGGCTCTGCGTTTTATCGAGACACCCTACCTCTGGGGCGGGCGCTCCGGCTTCGGTATCGATTGTTCCGGCCTCGTGCAGCTTTCCATGGCGATGACCGGCCGCCGGGTTCTGCGCGACACGGATATGCAGGTGAAGTCGCTGGGCGTGGAAATCGAGCGTGATGAGTTGCGTCGCGGCGATTTCGTCTTCTGGAAGGGCCATGTCGGCCTCATGGAAAACGAGGAAACGTTGCTGCATGCCAATGGCCACACGATGAATGTCGCCCGCGAAAATCTCGATGCGGCCATCGAGCGCATCGGCTGGCTTTATGAAAAGCCGACGGCTTTCCGCCGCCGGGAAGGCTGA
- the pncB gene encoding nicotinate phosphoribosyltransferase, producing the protein MTKTDIATRVHNHTWKLDPIVRSLIDTDFYKLLMLQMIWKLYPEVDATFSLINRTKTVRLAEEIDEMELREQLDHARTLRLSKKENIWLAGNTFYGRSQIFEPEFLSWLSSYQLPEYELFKRDGQYELNFHGRWMDTTLWEIPALSIINELRSRSAMRSLGYFTLDVLYARAKAKMWEKVERLRELPGLRISDFGTRRRHSFLWQRWCVEALKEGIGPAFTGTSNVLLAMDSDLEAVGTNAHELPMVVAALAQTNEELAAAPYQVLKDWNRLYGGNLLIVLPDAFGTAAFLRNAPEWVADWTGFRPDSAPPIEGGEKIIEWWRKMGRDPRTKMLIFSDGLDVDAIVDTYRHFEGRVRMSFGWGTNLTNDFAGCAPKTIASLKPISIVCKVSDANGRPAVKLSDNPQKATGDPAEVERYLKFFGEEDHKEQKVLV; encoded by the coding sequence ATGACGAAGACCGATATAGCCACCCGTGTCCACAATCATACTTGGAAGCTAGACCCGATCGTCCGCAGCCTGATTGATACAGATTTCTACAAGCTGTTGATGTTGCAGATGATCTGGAAACTCTATCCGGAAGTCGACGCGACGTTTTCCCTGATCAACCGCACCAAGACTGTGCGGCTGGCGGAAGAGATCGACGAGATGGAACTGCGCGAGCAGCTCGATCATGCGCGCACCCTGCGTCTCTCCAAAAAGGAAAATATCTGGCTTGCGGGTAATACGTTTTACGGCCGCTCGCAGATTTTCGAGCCGGAATTTCTCTCCTGGCTTTCCAGCTATCAATTGCCGGAATACGAGCTTTTCAAGCGCGACGGGCAATATGAGCTGAATTTCCATGGCCGCTGGATGGACACGACACTCTGGGAAATCCCGGCGCTGTCTATCATCAACGAGCTGCGCTCGCGCAGCGCCATGCGTTCGCTCGGTTATTTCACGCTGGACGTGCTTTATGCCCGCGCCAAGGCCAAGATGTGGGAAAAGGTCGAGCGGTTGCGTGAACTGCCGGGGCTGCGCATTTCCGATTTCGGCACCCGCCGCCGCCATAGCTTCCTGTGGCAGCGCTGGTGCGTCGAGGCGCTGAAGGAAGGCATCGGCCCTGCCTTTACCGGCACGAGCAATGTCCTGCTCGCCATGGATTCCGACCTCGAAGCCGTCGGCACCAACGCGCATGAGTTACCGATGGTGGTTGCCGCACTGGCGCAGACGAACGAGGAACTGGCCGCCGCCCCCTATCAGGTTCTAAAGGACTGGAACCGGCTTTATGGCGGTAACCTGCTGATCGTGCTGCCGGACGCCTTTGGCACGGCGGCGTTTCTTCGCAATGCGCCGGAATGGGTGGCTGACTGGACGGGCTTTCGCCCCGACAGCGCGCCGCCCATTGAAGGCGGTGAAAAGATTATCGAGTGGTGGCGGAAGATGGGCCGCGACCCGCGCACGAAGATGCTGATCTTCTCAGATGGTCTCGATGTCGATGCCATCGTCGATACCTACAGGCATTTTGAAGGCCGCGTCCGTATGAGCTTCGGCTGGGGCACCAACCTCACCAATGATTTTGCCGGCTGCGCGCCGAAGACCATTGCCAGCCTCAAGCCGATTTCCATCGTCTGCAAGGTGAGCGATGCCAATGGCCGCCCAGCGGTGAAGCTCTCGGACAATCCGCAAAAAGCCACTGGCGATCCGGCCGAAGTGGAACGGTATCTGAAGTTCTTCGGCGAGGAAGACCACAAGGAACAGAAGGTTCTGGTGTAA
- a CDS encoding leucyl aminopeptidase, producing the protein MAPYQFIERPTPFSSKAGSTLPVFAVTPAHIEQGAIDPVALDWAKKAGFKAEAGAVLLVPSSDGSLGGVLLGLGGNPSEVPFITGKLARELPEGEWHIETAPLTANRLALGFGLGSYRFDKYKTTKTSGAKLLIPQDAEDGEIKRVLAGVFLARDLINVPANDMGPDELEIAFRALAAHYKAKVNVTTGDDLLKENFPLIHAVGRASESAPRLLEMNWGKKGNPRLTLVGKGVCFDTGGLDIKPAASMALMKKDMGGAANVLGLALMIMDAKLPVDLRVLVPAVENSISANAFRPGDIYKSRKGLTVQIDNTDAEGRLVLADALAYADEDAPDLMIDMATLTGAARVALGPDLPPFYTDDADLAHDIAEASIDTDDPLWRMPLYMGYDKDIRSRAADITNAPSGGMGGSITAALFLKRFVTNTKRWAHFDIYGWSLSERHHSSIGGEAQGIRALFHYIAHQFAK; encoded by the coding sequence ATGGCGCCCTATCAGTTCATCGAACGCCCCACCCCTTTCAGCTCGAAGGCCGGCAGCACATTGCCGGTTTTTGCCGTCACGCCAGCCCATATCGAACAGGGTGCCATAGACCCGGTCGCTCTGGACTGGGCGAAAAAGGCGGGGTTCAAGGCGGAAGCCGGCGCCGTCCTGCTCGTTCCCTCCTCTGATGGATCGCTGGGCGGTGTGCTGCTCGGCCTTGGTGGCAATCCTTCCGAAGTTCCCTTCATCACCGGGAAACTCGCCCGTGAGCTGCCGGAGGGCGAGTGGCACATCGAAACCGCGCCCCTGACGGCCAATCGCCTCGCGCTCGGTTTCGGCCTCGGCAGCTACCGCTTCGACAAATACAAGACCACCAAGACCAGCGGGGCAAAGCTTCTCATTCCGCAGGACGCTGAAGATGGCGAGATCAAGCGCGTTCTGGCAGGTGTCTTCCTTGCGCGCGACCTCATCAATGTTCCGGCCAATGACATGGGGCCGGACGAGCTCGAGATTGCCTTCCGAGCGCTTGCCGCCCACTACAAGGCCAAGGTGAACGTTACGACGGGCGATGATCTGCTTAAAGAAAACTTCCCGCTCATCCATGCCGTTGGCCGCGCCAGTGAGAGCGCACCGCGCCTTCTGGAGATGAACTGGGGCAAAAAAGGCAATCCGCGACTGACACTGGTGGGCAAGGGCGTCTGCTTCGACACCGGCGGTCTCGACATCAAGCCTGCGGCCTCCATGGCATTGATGAAGAAGGATATGGGTGGCGCCGCCAATGTTCTCGGCCTTGCGCTGATGATCATGGATGCAAAGCTGCCGGTCGATCTGCGCGTTCTCGTGCCGGCGGTCGAGAACTCCATTTCCGCCAATGCCTTCCGTCCTGGCGATATCTATAAAAGCCGAAAGGGGCTGACGGTACAGATCGACAATACCGATGCGGAGGGTCGTCTCGTTCTGGCGGATGCGCTCGCTTATGCCGATGAGGATGCGCCGGACCTGATGATCGACATGGCAACGCTGACGGGTGCCGCGCGTGTGGCGCTGGGTCCCGATCTGCCGCCCTTCTACACAGATGACGCGGATCTGGCGCATGATATCGCGGAAGCCAGCATCGATACGGATGACCCGCTGTGGCGCATGCCGCTTTACATGGGATATGACAAGGATATCCGCTCGCGCGCAGCCGATATCACCAATGCGCCTTCAGGCGGCATGGGCGGATCGATCACCGCTGCCCTGTTCCTGAAGCGCTTTGTCACCAATACCAAGCGCTGGGCGCATTTCGACATCTACGGCTGGTCGCTGAGTGAGCGTCACCATTCGTCGATTGGCGGGGAAGCACAGGGTATCCGCGCGCTCTTCCATTACATCGCACATCAATTCGCGAAGTAG
- a CDS encoding tetratricopeptide repeat protein yields MTAFSLGETRRTGLLRGACLAALVLAVSGCASTNKPDRMSTGSIPAATRSYDHLNMEQLRQAEETAGKAYERNPKDRSVGMNYASVLMMTGKNTQALAVMQQIAIANPADREVLAAYGKSQAAAGQLEQALSTIQRAQTPDRPDWRLYSAEGAVLDQLGRSNEARSRYRQALDLKPNDPSVLSNLGMSYVLSSDPRTAETYLQSAISQPGADSRVRQNLALVVGLQGRFAEAERIAVQELSAQQAQANLTYLRAMLSQQNSWQQLAKKDRKPAG; encoded by the coding sequence ATGACTGCATTTTCTTTGGGTGAGACACGCCGGACAGGGTTGTTGCGGGGTGCATGTCTTGCAGCGCTGGTTTTGGCTGTTTCCGGATGCGCGAGCACCAACAAGCCGGATCGCATGTCCACCGGCTCCATTCCCGCCGCCACGCGTTCTTATGACCACCTGAACATGGAGCAGCTTCGGCAGGCGGAAGAGACCGCCGGCAAAGCCTATGAACGTAACCCCAAGGACAGGTCCGTCGGCATGAATTATGCCAGCGTGCTGATGATGACCGGCAAGAATACGCAGGCTCTCGCCGTCATGCAGCAGATCGCCATTGCCAATCCGGCCGACCGTGAAGTGCTTGCAGCCTATGGCAAGTCGCAGGCGGCTGCCGGCCAGCTGGAGCAGGCGCTTTCGACCATCCAGCGCGCACAGACGCCTGATCGTCCCGACTGGCGGCTCTACTCCGCCGAGGGTGCGGTGCTCGACCAGCTTGGACGGTCGAACGAGGCGCGTTCCAGATATCGTCAGGCGCTTGACCTCAAGCCGAATGATCCGAGCGTCCTGTCCAATCTCGGCATGTCCTATGTCCTGTCGAGCGATCCACGCACCGCTGAAACCTATCTGCAATCGGCCATTTCCCAGCCGGGCGCCGATAGCCGCGTCCGCCAGAACCTTGCACTCGTGGTCGGACTCCAGGGCCGCTTTGCTGAAGCCGAACGAATTGCGGTTCAGGAGCTCTCTGCTCAGCAGGCGCAGGCTAACCTGACTTATCTGCGTGCGATGCTTTCTCAGCAGAACTCTTGGCAGCAGCTGGCGAAGAAAGACCGCAAGCCGGCTGGTTGA
- a CDS encoding type II secretion system F family protein: MTGDLFSRLTDPQTIIAILVTLAVFATLYTLIMPFLERKDLAKRMKAVSSERELIRSRERERLATVTRDGRTSLRGNNNKSARRIVEKFNLREALADQNTMNKLRAAGFRSQNALNTFLAARFVLPFIFLAVAFTWVFVLGNLADKAFVVRLMAVLVFGYIGFYAPNIYVSNRMTKRQASIKRAWPDALDLMLICIESGVSMESAMRRVAEEMGEQSPELAEEMILTTAELSFLQDRRTALENFGMRTQLDGVKSVVQALIQAERYGTPLAQALRVLAQEGRDERMNEAEKKAAALPPKLTVPMIIFFLPVLIAVILGPAGIRVADTF, encoded by the coding sequence ATGACAGGAGATCTTTTTTCCCGCCTGACGGATCCGCAGACGATCATAGCCATTCTCGTGACGCTCGCGGTTTTCGCGACCCTCTATACGCTGATCATGCCTTTCCTGGAGCGGAAAGACCTCGCCAAGCGCATGAAAGCCGTTTCGTCTGAACGGGAACTCATTCGCAGCCGCGAACGCGAGCGCCTGGCGACTGTGACCCGCGACGGCAGAACATCCCTTCGCGGCAACAATAATAAATCCGCGCGGCGCATCGTGGAAAAATTCAATCTTCGGGAAGCGCTTGCCGACCAGAACACGATGAACAAGCTGCGTGCCGCCGGTTTCCGTTCACAGAATGCGCTCAATACATTTCTTGCCGCCCGGTTCGTCTTGCCGTTCATTTTCCTGGCGGTGGCATTCACTTGGGTTTTCGTGCTCGGAAACCTGGCTGACAAGGCTTTTGTCGTTCGGCTGATGGCCGTGCTTGTTTTCGGCTATATCGGTTTTTACGCCCCCAATATCTATGTCTCTAACCGCATGACCAAGCGGCAGGCCTCTATCAAGCGGGCATGGCCGGATGCGCTCGATCTGATGCTGATCTGCATCGAATCTGGCGTGTCAATGGAATCGGCAATGCGTCGTGTGGCGGAGGAAATGGGTGAGCAATCGCCTGAACTGGCGGAGGAGATGATCCTGACGACGGCCGAACTGTCTTTCCTCCAGGACAGGCGCACGGCTCTTGAGAATTTCGGTATGCGTACCCAGCTGGACGGCGTCAAAAGTGTGGTGCAGGCTCTTATCCAGGCAGAACGGTATGGAACCCCGCTCGCTCAGGCGCTGCGTGTTCTTGCGCAGGAAGGCCGCGACGAGCGCATGAATGAGGCCGAGAAAAAGGCTGCCGCTTTGCCGCCGAAACTGACCGTGCCGATGATCATATTTTTCCTGCCGGTCCTAATCGCGGTCATTCTCGGGCCAGCTGGCATTCGCGTTGCCGATACGTTCTGA